The genomic region CAATCACCGGCACGCCGCAGGCCAGCGCCTCGATCGCCACGTTGCCAAAGGCTTCGACCCAGCGCGGGGTCATCAGCAGGGCGCGACACTGGCGCAGCACCTGCTGTAGCTCAGCGGTGGGCAAAAAGCCCAGGTAACAGTCGGCAGCGCGGGGGAAGCGATCGCAGAGCCGCTCCCAGTAGTCGGTGTCCTCCAGCTTGCCCAAAATCTTCAGCGGGGCCTGGGCAATTTCAGCCGCCTCCAGGGCATCCTCCAGCCCTTTTTCGGGCGAGATGCGCCCCAGCCAGGCCAGGGCGTCGCCGGGGGTAGGGCAAAAGTCGTACAGCTCCAGATCGATAGCGCTGCTGAGAATTGCAAAGGCGTCGGCCACTCCAAAAGTTGCGGCCTGGGTGCGGGTGTAGGCCCCCAGCCGACCGGGGTAGCGCTGCGCCACCTGACCAATCGCCTCATCCATGGCCTCGCTGAGGGAGCCCATGGTGACAAAGTGGGCTACCGGCGTCGCCAAAAACTCTGTCAGGTAAAAGGGCAGCCAGTCGTAGGCCAAATTTACGATCAGGTCAAAGTCCTTTTGGTGCCGCCGGGCGTAGCGCCACATCGCGCCCAGCGCGCTGTCTGGGGGAATGACTACCGGTGCGCCGCGCCCCTGGGTGTGGGCCGTGGGCTGCAGCTGCCCCGGCATCGTCACGACGGGAACATTCCCCAGGCGCGACCCCTCAGGGGCCAGCACGGTGATCGGGTGACCGCGATCGCCCAGGCCCTGCACCAGGTTGAGCAGGGTGAGTTCGACGCCGCCCCCCAGGCCAGACCCCAGCGGCCCGACGGGAGTTGAGACAAACAGCAGGCGGCGGGGGAGGAGCATGGGTGGGGACGGGTGGGGGGTGGGGGAGTTTTGGATTTTGGGTTTTGGGTTTTGGATTGAGAGGTGGGAGTGGGGGGAGATGGGGGAATCGGTTCCTGAGCGAAGTTGTTGGTTCTGTGGGCAGGCTTCCCTAACGCGCTAGTGTCTCCCGTCGGGGGCAAGGCGAGCGGAGACAGTGGGTTAGCTGGGGGGGAGGCGGTGGCTATCGCTGTCGTAGGGGGAGTTAGCATCGGGGGGCAGGGCTGGGTAGGCCGCGGCGGGGATGCGGTTGAGCTGGTTGAGCGCCCACTGGGCGGTTTCCTGTACGCTGGGGTCTGGGTCTTGGGTGGCGTGGGCCAGCATGTGGCTGAGCTGCACCACTGTATCGTAGACCCGGCTGAGGTCGCGAATGGCGTTTTTGCGCACCTCGGGGCTGGGGTCTTGCAGGCCAAGGGCCAGGGCGCGGTGCATGGGCTTGAGGCTGCGGCTGCTGATCTCAGACAGGGCAGCGAGAATCAGGCTTTTTTCCTGGGAATCTGCCTCTAGGAGCCCGTTGATCAGAGGTTGAATTGCGTCGGCATTGCCCCGCTGACCCAGCTCCCAGATGGCGTGACGGCGCGCCGCCCCATCGCGGCTGCTCAGCTCATGCACAAGCGAATTGACAATATCCCCGGAGCTGAGGCGGGTGGTGGCCTCTAGGGGCGGGTCAGCCGTCTGGGAAACCGGGGGCTGGGCTGGGGCGGGTGCTGTTGAGGCGTCGGTGGGTGGAGTGGGGCTGACGGGGATGGTAAAATCCCCCGGCGGCACTGCGGCCCAAGGGTTGGCCGGAGCTTCCGGAACGGATAGGTGCCCTCGTTCGGATACTCCAGGCTTTGCCGATCGCCCGCGCCCCAAAAACCGCCATCCCCCCAGACAGCCGACCAGCGCCAGGCCGCCCAAAACCCACCAGCCCCAGCGGCGAACGGGGGAGGTATTCTCAACCGCATCGGCAGCTTTTGCCTCGGCGGTCTCAGCGGTTGCTGAACCCTCTGGCTCAGCGCTGGGGGATGCAGCCGGTGCCGCAGTCTCGACCGCAGGCCCTGGGGCCGCTGCGGGGGCCGAAGTGCTGGCCGTTGCCACCTCAGGGTCCCTGGATTCTGCAGCGGAGGAGAACAGCACGGGTGCCTCTGCCCCGGCGGGCGTACTTGCCGTGAGCAGCTCGGGGGTGCTCATGCGCTGCCACGTCGCCTGGTCAAGGGTGCCGTTGGCGGGCAGCCCAGCGCTGGTTTGAAAAGCGGCGATCGCCGCCTGGGTCGGCCCCCCGTAGCGGCCATCCAGCGGCCCCTGGTAGAGGCCCAGCAGCCGCATCTGCCGCTGGAGCATAATCACTTCGTCGCCCTCTGCCCCCGGCTGGAGCAGCACCGGGTTAGGCTCAGGAGCCGCCGCCTGGGCCGCCGCCGGAGCCGTGCTGCCTGGGGCGATTCCCCCCTGGGGAGGCTGCGCCATCGCCCCCACCAACCCAGGGAGGCAAGCCGCCGACAAACCCGCCGCGATCGCCAGCATAGACCCCGCCCCGCTGCGGCAGCCTGGCCCTCTCCCCGACAGTAGCATTTTAAACTTCATATTGGCCCATGGCTGGCGGCAACGGTTCCCCAGTGCAGATGACCCTAAGGTAACTTAACCTGCCAAGGGCGGCGCGATCTAGGGTGAGGGGTAGGGGGTGGAGGAGTAGGGGCAGCGGTTGATATTTCTTATACGGCCGTTATCTACACCAGGATCGCCCACCTGTTTTCTCGTTGGGAAAGTTACCCAAGCAGTCAGCTCCGGATAACCACTCGCCTACCTACCCATCCACCTCACACCCCACGCCCCACCCCCACCTAATCTGGCTCCACCGGGGTTCTCTCCGTCGAGGTTGCGGCCTCGTAGGCCAGACTCAGCTGGCGCAGCTTCTGAGTCAGGGCATCGCGCTGGTTGATCAGGTAGATGCTGACCAGGGTAAAGCTGACCCCAACCCACTGGAGCGAACTCAGGGTTTCGCCCAAAAACAGGTTGCCAAACAGCAGAGCAAAGACCGGCGTCAAGAAAGTTAGAGCGCTGAGGCTGGTGAGGTTGCCCTGGGCCGCCAAGAAAAAGAAAATGCCGTAGGCCAGGGCGCTGCCAAAGACGGTCGAGTAGGCGATCGCCCCCCAGTCGAGCCCCGTTAGCCCCTGCCAGGGCTGTACTTCTCCCAGGGCCGACAGCCCGAACAGGGGCATGCCCCCCAGTACCATGTGCCAGCCCGTCGCCACCACCGGATCGACGTGGCGGCACACGTAGCGAATCAAAATTGTGCCAGTGGCCATCGACAGGGCCGCCAGCAGCATCAGCCATTCGCCCCCCTGCAAAAGCGTGTTCAGGGCCGTGCCCCCCGTCAGCCAGGCGGTATCGCCCTGAAAGAGCGAAAAAATCCACTCGTCGGGCAGGCCCAGCAGGCTGATGCCCGCAATGCCCCACAGCAAACCAATCCAGCCCAGAGCACCGATGTGCTCGCCAAACAGACCCCGCGCCATCACCGCCACCGCCAGGGGCTGAGAGTCAATCATCACCGAGCCCAGCCCCGCCCCGGTGCGCTGGAGCCCTGCCGCCAAAAACCCCTGAAACAGCGTGCCATCCACCAGGGCAAAGAGCGCTATCCACAGCCAGCCCCGGCGACTAATGGCCTGGGAACGACCCAGCAACAATCCCGCCAGCAGCACGAGGAGCCCAGCGGGCACCAGCCGCATACCCGCCATAAAGAATGGCGTAGTGTGGGGCATGGCTCCTTTCATCGCCACCATGGCGGTACCCCACAAAAAGAAAGGGGCAATCAGCACTACAGGGTTGCGGGTAGCCGATAGGGGAGGGGAGGTTGAGGCCATGGGGTAGAAACGGGAGACGGTGGGTTGAGGGCTGACCCAGAGGAAATGGCTTTTGGCAGGACTGCCTTTGGCGATCGCCGCGCAAACAGCTTTCTTTAAGGAATGTTAACGCAGTTCGGGGTTGGATGCTGTTCCCTCAAAACCGCTCAAGCAGAATCGCTCAATTCCAACCTGCCACGGCGCTATGCCCCGCCCCAGTGTTGTTTTGGCTACAATAAAGCCCGGCCCTAGCATGCTTACCGCCAGGGCTATCTGGCCTTTTCCCTTGTCCGCCTACAGTTGTTGATACCCCTATGGTCTGGCCGTTTTCTCCCCGTTTTCGCAAGTCCATTGCCCGCATTGAGGTCACTGGCGTGATCGCCGCCGCCACCCGCAAACGGATGCTTGAGGCCCTCAAAGAAATCGAGGAAAAGCGCTTTCCGGCTCTGCTGCTGCGCATCGACAGCCCCGGCGGCACCGTGGGCGACTCCCAAGAGATCTACACCGCCCTCAAGCGGCTCAAGGACAAGCTCAAAATTGTGGCCAGCTTTGGCAATATCTCCGCCTCGGGCGGCGTCTACATTGGCATGGGGGCCAACCACATTGTGGCCAATCCCGGCACTATCACCGGCAGCATCGGTGTAATTTTGCGGGGCAACAACCTGGAGCGCCTGCTCGACAAGGTGGGTGTTTCGTTCAAAGTGATCAAGTCTGGCCCCTACAAAGACATCCTGGCCTTCGATCGCGAGCTTACCGATCCCGAAAAGGGCATTCTCCAGGAGCTCATTGACGTGAGCTACAGCCAGTTTGTCAAAACCGTGGCCGAGGCTCGCCAGCTCAGCGAAGCGACCGTACGCAGCTTTGCCGACGGCCGCATTTTTACCGGTGAACAGGCCCTGCAGCTGGGCGTCGTTGACCGCCTCGGCAGCGAGGAAGACGCCCGTCGCTGGGCCGCCGAACTGGCCGGGCTCGACCCCGACAAAACCGAATGCATCACCTTTGATGAAAAAAAGCCGCTCCTGCGGCGGCTGGTTCCTGGCAACAGCAGCGCCAGCGTGCAAGGTTCTGGGGGGCTGGCCTACCCGACGCTGGCAGTACCGGCCCTCAATGCAACCCTGGAATGGCTTGAGTTTGAGCGCTCAACTAGCGGTGTGCCCCTGTGGCTCTATCGTCCCTAAGTCCTCCCTGGGGATCGTCTGTGGGGAGGGCACCGATCGCAGCCTGGTAGGATTAAAGCGGTAAAATGCAGTCACTTCTCTGCCCACTGGTGCCGTCGGTGCCCCTGGGGTTTGGAAGAATGACCTTTGGAGGCGAACGCGTGGACTGGCGAGTGTGGGCAATTCGGGGAGCGGTGACGGTACCAGACAATACCGAGGGAGCGATTCGAGAGGCGGTGACCGAGCTACTGGACGCCCTCGAAGAGCGCAACCACCTCGACCCGGCCTGTATTATTAGCGCTACCTTTTCGGTCACCCGCGATCTAGATGCGGTGTTTCCGGCGGCGATCGCCCGTCAGCGCCCCCAGTGGGACAATGTCGCCCTGCTCGACGTACAGCACATGCACGTCGAAGGCAGCCTACCCTGCTGCATCCGCATTCTGATGCACGTGCAGCTGCCCGTCCTCCCCGGCAAAATTCAGCACGTCTACCTGCGCGGTGCCCGCGACCTGCGTCCCGATCTGGTGGTTACGGGCTAAGGGTTGGTAAGTTGGGAGATTGGTTGCACGTTAGAAAGTTGGCACGTTGGAGTCTTTCCCCCTCCTAACGTGCAACCTTCCCAACGCGTTAACGTGCAACCTTCCTAACCCGCAACCCTCTAACGCGCCAACCTTCCTAACCCGCAAACCCAGCCTAGTGGCGCTTAAACCTGATGCCCAGAAACAGGTCGTAGAGAAAGCCAAAGAAGTCTTTCATTTGCAGCAGCCCGAGGGACTGCGGCGACCCTTTCTCATCCAGCAGGGGGCGCATGACTTCGTAGGTGGGTTTGTACTTGTACCACGGCACCGAGGGCCACAGGTGATGCACCAGGTGGTAGTTCTGCCCCATGATCAGCAAATTGAGAATGGGGCTGGGGTAGACCCGGGCATTTTTCCAGCGATCGCGCTCCTGAAAGGGCCGGTGGGGCAGGTAGTCAAAAAACAGACCCAGGGCGATGCCCACCACCAGCGCCGGAGAAAACCAGTAGTTGAAGATATAGCCCAAAAAGTCGAAATGCCAGGCGGCAAACACCAGCAGCCCCACGGCCAAGCGCCCCAAAAACCACTCCAGCAGCTCCCAATTGCGCCACAGCTGGCGTTTAAAGAAGTAGATCTCGTGGTAGAAAAATCGGGCGGCAATCAGCCACAGCGGCCCGCCGGTCGAGACGAAGTGGTCAGGATCGTTCTCGGGGTCGTTGACGTGGGCGTGATGCTGCAAGTGCACCCGCGTAAACACCGGAAACGAGAATCCCAAAATCAGGGCGCTGCCGTGGCCCAGCAGGGCATTCACCACCCGGTTGCGGTGGGCCGAGTTGTGGCTGGCGTCGTGAATTACCGTCCCCGACAGGTGTAGAGACAGGACATTCATCAAAAATACGCACCAGCCGGGCCAGTGCCAGCAAAAATAGCCTACCGTAGACAGACTGATCAGCCCTACAGAGGCGATAAACATGAGTAAATTGAGGCTCAACCCGCCCTCAGTTTTGAGTAACTCGGGGGGAACCGTTTTTCGAATCGTCAGGGCTTCAGCTGCCACCGACATGATGCATCGCTCCTACACCAGTGCCTTCGGTAGTATACGTTACGACGCATGAATAATAAACTTTTGTGACGTCAGCACCGGAAAGCAGGTTCCAGCAGGCGCTCTGGGGAAGGAAGCTGCCCTAGGGGCCAGCCCACTGTCCATCCTCCATGAAAACGCTGAAATTCTTGCTGGTTTTGGGGTTAGGCGTAAAGCCCATCGGCATTCGTGCTACTATCCCTGTGCTTTACGGCTACCAACCGTGCGGCCCCAGGGCGGCTTTTTTCGGTAGCATTTTACTCTCAGTAGAGGTTGTCTATGCCCCTGCGCAACTCTGTCCGCCGCACCAAAATTGTTGCCACCATCGGCCCGGCCACCCAAAGTGCCGACGTGCTGCGGGAGCTGATTGAGGCTGGGGCCACCACCCTCCGGCTCAACTTCTCCCACGGCAGCCACGATGACCACCAGCGCAGCATTCGCCTGATCCGGCAGATCTCCTTTGAACTCAATCAGCCGGTGGGTATTTTACAAGACTTGCAGGGGCCCAAAATTCGCCTGGGCAAGTTTGAGCACGGCCCGATTCAGCTGGCCAAGGGCGACCCCTTTGTGCTCACCAGCGAGATTATTCCGGGCACCCAGGGGCGGGCCTGCGTCACCTACGACAAGCTGGCCCAGGAA from Nodosilinea sp. PGN35 harbors:
- a CDS encoding glycosyltransferase family 4 protein; this encodes MLLPRRLLFVSTPVGPLGSGLGGGVELTLLNLVQGLGDRGHPITVLAPEGSRLGNVPVVTMPGQLQPTAHTQGRGAPVVIPPDSALGAMWRYARRHQKDFDLIVNLAYDWLPFYLTEFLATPVAHFVTMGSLSEAMDEAIGQVAQRYPGRLGAYTRTQAATFGVADAFAILSSAIDLELYDFCPTPGDALAWLGRISPEKGLEDALEAAEIAQAPLKILGKLEDTDYWERLCDRFPRAADCYLGFLPTAELQQVLRQCRALLMTPRWVEAFGNVAIEALACGVPVIAYRRGGPAEIVRSGKTGWLVEPDDVLGLVEAIGKIGECDRHACRRQAETEYSLTALAIRFEQWFESIIADG
- a CDS encoding HEAT repeat domain-containing protein, with the translated sequence MKFKMLLSGRGPGCRSGAGSMLAIAAGLSAACLPGLVGAMAQPPQGGIAPGSTAPAAAQAAAPEPNPVLLQPGAEGDEVIMLQRQMRLLGLYQGPLDGRYGGPTQAAIAAFQTSAGLPANGTLDQATWQRMSTPELLTASTPAGAEAPVLFSSAAESRDPEVATASTSAPAAAPGPAVETAAPAASPSAEPEGSATAETAEAKAADAVENTSPVRRWGWWVLGGLALVGCLGGWRFLGRGRSAKPGVSERGHLSVPEAPANPWAAVPPGDFTIPVSPTPPTDASTAPAPAQPPVSQTADPPLEATTRLSSGDIVNSLVHELSSRDGAARRHAIWELGQRGNADAIQPLINGLLEADSQEKSLILAALSEISSRSLKPMHRALALGLQDPSPEVRKNAIRDLSRVYDTVVQLSHMLAHATQDPDPSVQETAQWALNQLNRIPAAAYPALPPDANSPYDSDSHRLPPS
- a CDS encoding DMT family transporter, with product MASTSPPLSATRNPVVLIAPFFLWGTAMVAMKGAMPHTTPFFMAGMRLVPAGLLVLLAGLLLGRSQAISRRGWLWIALFALVDGTLFQGFLAAGLQRTGAGLGSVMIDSQPLAVAVMARGLFGEHIGALGWIGLLWGIAGISLLGLPDEWIFSLFQGDTAWLTGGTALNTLLQGGEWLMLLAALSMATGTILIRYVCRHVDPVVATGWHMVLGGMPLFGLSALGEVQPWQGLTGLDWGAIAYSTVFGSALAYGIFFFLAAQGNLTSLSALTFLTPVFALLFGNLFLGETLSSLQWVGVSFTLVSIYLINQRDALTQKLRQLSLAYEAATSTERTPVEPD
- the sppA gene encoding signal peptide peptidase SppA, encoding MVWPFSPRFRKSIARIEVTGVIAAATRKRMLEALKEIEEKRFPALLLRIDSPGGTVGDSQEIYTALKRLKDKLKIVASFGNISASGGVYIGMGANHIVANPGTITGSIGVILRGNNLERLLDKVGVSFKVIKSGPYKDILAFDRELTDPEKGILQELIDVSYSQFVKTVAEARQLSEATVRSFADGRIFTGEQALQLGVVDRLGSEEDARRWAAELAGLDPDKTECITFDEKKPLLRRLVPGNSSASVQGSGGLAYPTLAVPALNATLEWLEFERSTSGVPLWLYRP
- the aroH gene encoding chorismate mutase, with product MDWRVWAIRGAVTVPDNTEGAIREAVTELLDALEERNHLDPACIISATFSVTRDLDAVFPAAIARQRPQWDNVALLDVQHMHVEGSLPCCIRILMHVQLPVLPGKIQHVYLRGARDLRPDLVVTG
- the crtR gene encoding beta-carotene hydroxylase, which encodes MSVAAEALTIRKTVPPELLKTEGGLSLNLLMFIASVGLISLSTVGYFCWHWPGWCVFLMNVLSLHLSGTVIHDASHNSAHRNRVVNALLGHGSALILGFSFPVFTRVHLQHHAHVNDPENDPDHFVSTGGPLWLIAARFFYHEIYFFKRQLWRNWELLEWFLGRLAVGLLVFAAWHFDFLGYIFNYWFSPALVVGIALGLFFDYLPHRPFQERDRWKNARVYPSPILNLLIMGQNYHLVHHLWPSVPWYKYKPTYEVMRPLLDEKGSPQSLGLLQMKDFFGFLYDLFLGIRFKRH